A genomic region of Brevibacillus sp. JNUCC-41 contains the following coding sequences:
- a CDS encoding MFS transporter codes for MRETLVDERVRGTDKIWTRDFIMICLANMCIFMGFQMTMPTLPLYVEQLGGDDRLVGAVLGIFTFSALLVRPIAGRLLETKGRRIVFSAGLAIFALSVGSFGFMGSIGLLFMMRIVQGVGWGFSSTASGTIASDIIPAKRRGEGMGYYGLSGNLALALGPSLGLFLVHVIPFQELFLICSLIGLFAIIAASLIRYQKVESDPLAAVRAKRFDIYEKSALQPSLLIFFISVTFGGIATFLPLYTAEKGVDGIQWYFLVYAMALMVTRLFAGRLYDRRGHRAIFVPSTLLIMTGMLLLAWMPSETVLYIAAVLYGFGFGSVQPALQAWSIEKTPPNREAMANATYFSFFDLGVGIGAIVFGQIGFLFGYRSIYITAAASIFISMIVYLCIIRGEDKIKSVERR; via the coding sequence ATGAGGGAAACCTTAGTGGATGAACGGGTTAGAGGCACTGATAAAATCTGGACACGTGATTTCATCATGATTTGTTTGGCAAATATGTGCATCTTCATGGGGTTTCAAATGACGATGCCGACCCTCCCGCTGTATGTTGAGCAGCTTGGCGGTGACGATCGCCTGGTGGGGGCTGTCCTTGGAATCTTCACTTTTTCGGCATTGCTTGTTCGGCCAATTGCCGGCAGATTATTGGAGACGAAGGGTAGACGCATCGTTTTTTCTGCGGGCTTGGCCATTTTTGCATTGTCCGTGGGTTCCTTCGGCTTCATGGGGAGCATCGGCCTGTTATTCATGATGCGGATTGTACAGGGCGTCGGATGGGGATTTTCTTCAACGGCATCAGGAACGATCGCTTCCGATATAATCCCTGCGAAACGGCGTGGTGAGGGGATGGGGTATTATGGATTATCGGGAAACTTAGCACTTGCATTAGGACCATCGTTGGGTCTTTTTCTAGTTCACGTCATTCCTTTTCAAGAGTTATTTTTGATCTGCTCATTAATAGGTTTGTTTGCCATCATTGCGGCATCGCTTATTCGGTATCAAAAGGTGGAAAGTGATCCTTTGGCGGCTGTCAGAGCCAAAAGGTTTGATATATATGAAAAAAGCGCCCTTCAGCCATCTTTGCTCATTTTCTTCATCTCCGTTACATTCGGTGGAATTGCAACCTTCCTTCCGCTATACACAGCGGAAAAAGGTGTAGATGGCATTCAGTGGTACTTTTTAGTATATGCAATGGCCCTCATGGTCACGAGATTATTCGCGGGGCGATTATATGACCGAAGGGGGCATCGAGCCATATTCGTGCCTTCAACATTACTCATCATGACTGGGATGCTGTTGCTTGCGTGGATGCCGAGTGAAACCGTTCTTTACATTGCAGCAGTGCTTTATGGATTTGGATTCGGTTCTGTCCAGCCAGCGCTTCAGGCATGGTCGATTGAAAAGACGCCACCAAATCGGGAGGCGATGGCGAATGCAACATACTTTTCATTTTTCGATCTTGGAGTGGGCATAGGTGCCATCGTGTTCGGGCAAATAGGCTTCCTCTTCGGCTATAGGAGCATCTATATCACGGCTGCCGCCTCCATATTCATTTCAATGATCGTTTATTTGTGCATCATCAGAGGCGAGGATAAAATAAAATCAGTGGAAAGACGTTGA
- the cidR gene encoding cidABC operon transcriptional activator CidR, with translation MDIKHLQYFIEVTNFNSFTRAADHLFITQPTISKMIKNLETELGVELFDRSRKQLILTDAGRVVLEQAKLIDKAFHNLETEMDNLLGLKKGHIRIGLPPIIDASFFPRILSRFHEDYPNITFQLVEDGSKKIEESVQNDLIDIGVIVLPTNTAHFHHFAFLEEDINLIVHPTHPHACKEEIDLADLENESFILFNKDYVLRDLIISSCNEAGFSPHIVTESSRWDFIEEMVYCKLGVALLPEGLCRHDERVKTIKVKNPSISWNLGFIWSKDHYLSYAAKEWLKYTKEALSRK, from the coding sequence ATGGATATTAAACATTTGCAATACTTTATAGAAGTAACTAATTTCAATAGCTTCACTCGTGCTGCCGACCATTTATTCATTACCCAGCCGACCATCAGCAAGATGATTAAAAACCTGGAAACCGAGCTAGGTGTTGAGCTTTTTGATCGTTCACGCAAGCAACTGATCTTGACCGATGCAGGCAGGGTTGTCTTAGAACAGGCAAAATTGATTGATAAGGCCTTTCACAATTTAGAAACTGAAATGGACAATTTATTAGGTTTAAAAAAGGGACATATACGCATCGGGCTGCCGCCGATCATCGACGCTTCTTTTTTCCCCCGGATTCTTAGCCGTTTTCATGAGGACTATCCCAATATTACCTTTCAATTAGTAGAGGATGGTTCAAAGAAGATAGAAGAATCCGTCCAAAATGACTTAATTGATATAGGAGTAATAGTCCTGCCAACCAACACCGCACATTTTCATCACTTTGCCTTTTTGGAAGAAGACATCAACTTGATTGTTCATCCCACCCATCCGCATGCATGTAAGGAAGAAATCGATTTGGCCGACCTGGAAAACGAATCTTTCATCTTATTCAATAAAGATTACGTCCTCCGAGATCTCATCATTTCATCCTGTAATGAAGCTGGTTTTTCTCCACATATTGTTACTGAAAGCTCACGCTGGGATTTTATTGAGGAAATGGTCTACTGTAAACTTGGCGTTGCTCTATTACCGGAAGGTTTATGCCGCCATGATGAGCGCGTAAAGACAATCAAGGTTAAAAACCCCTCCATCAGTTGGAATTTAGGATTTATATGGAGTAAGGACCATTACCTTTCATACGCTGCAAAAGAATGGCTGAAATATACGAAGGAAGCGCTGTCTCGTAAGTAG
- a CDS encoding AI-2E family transporter, with the protein MVKEYLQSEGFSRLITLIVLVLFLISIGSMVNIVLFTFVFTFLMGRLEQIIMIRLNKVMHINPKVVISFLYVVVISCLVIVLYKYLPVITLQFTELVTQIVFFFQHPPDSRVIQYAINIMNELKSPLDLQTQMNTLYLYISDFGKLAFQIFISMLLSLFFLLEKDKIIRFTSKFKRAKFKSFFINLSHFGVKFINSFGKVIEVQFLIAITNAVLSVTFLWILGFPQLLGLGIMIFFLGLIPVAGVIISLIPLSMIAYSIGGMPKVIAVLIMIVVIHAIESYILNPKFMSAKTNLPTFFTFIILLFSEHFLGIWGLIIGIPIFIFLLDMLDIEEGNTEVP; encoded by the coding sequence GTGGTAAAAGAGTATTTGCAAAGCGAAGGTTTTTCAAGGTTAATTACATTAATTGTGTTAGTCCTCTTTTTAATTAGCATCGGTAGTATGGTTAATATCGTGTTATTCACATTTGTTTTCACTTTCCTGATGGGAAGGCTGGAGCAAATTATCATGATTCGGCTGAATAAAGTGATGCATATCAATCCCAAGGTTGTTATAAGCTTTTTATATGTAGTCGTCATTTCTTGTTTAGTCATCGTTCTTTATAAATATCTACCGGTCATTACGCTACAATTCACGGAATTAGTGACACAGATCGTTTTCTTCTTTCAACATCCACCAGATAGCAGGGTCATTCAATATGCCATTAATATAATGAACGAGCTGAAATCTCCGCTCGATCTTCAAACACAGATGAATACACTCTATCTTTATATATCCGATTTCGGTAAACTGGCATTTCAAATTTTCATTTCCATGTTGCTTAGTCTATTTTTCTTATTGGAAAAAGATAAAATCATTCGTTTCACTTCTAAATTCAAGCGGGCCAAATTTAAATCTTTCTTTATAAACTTAAGCCACTTTGGCGTCAAATTCATCAATTCATTCGGAAAGGTGATTGAGGTCCAGTTCTTGATAGCCATCACGAATGCCGTCCTATCTGTAACTTTCTTATGGATTCTTGGCTTCCCGCAGTTGCTCGGTCTAGGGATCATGATTTTCTTCCTGGGTTTGATTCCTGTTGCAGGGGTCATCATCTCCCTCATTCCACTTAGCATGATTGCCTATAGTATCGGTGGCATGCCCAAAGTGATTGCTGTATTAATCATGATTGTTGTGATCCATGCAATTGAAAGCTATATTTTAAATCCGAAATTCATGTCGGCAAAAACAAATCTTCCAACATTTTTCACCTTCATCATCCTATTGTTTTCCGAGCATTTCCTTGGGATATGGGGATTGATCATCGGAATACCGATCTTCATCTTCCTGTTGGATATGTTGGATATTGAAGAGGGGAATACGGAAGTCCCATAA
- a CDS encoding amino acid ABC transporter ATP-binding protein has translation MIKVENLKKSFGENEVLKNINAIVSPREVVVVIGPSGSGKSTFLRCINQLETITGGHIFIEGLDTTDKKVNINKVRTEVGMVFQHFNLFPHKTVLENIMLAPIKVRKISKEQASQRGMELLKKVGLAEKANAYPDSLSGGQKQRVAIARALAMEPKIMLFDEPTSALDPEMVGEVLEVMKQLAKEGMTMVVVTHEMGFAKEVGDRVIFMDEGYIIEENIPIEIFNNPQQERTKAFLSKVL, from the coding sequence ATGATCAAGGTGGAGAATCTAAAGAAGTCATTTGGCGAAAATGAGGTATTGAAAAATATCAATGCAATCGTTTCCCCTCGGGAAGTAGTCGTGGTGATTGGTCCTTCTGGGTCGGGTAAATCCACTTTCCTCAGGTGTATCAATCAACTTGAAACGATAACGGGAGGCCATATTTTCATTGAAGGGCTTGATACGACAGACAAGAAGGTCAATATCAATAAAGTCCGGACGGAAGTTGGCATGGTATTTCAGCATTTTAACTTATTTCCACATAAGACTGTTCTTGAGAATATAATGCTTGCGCCTATAAAGGTCCGCAAAATATCCAAAGAACAGGCTTCCCAAAGAGGGATGGAACTGCTTAAGAAAGTGGGACTTGCCGAGAAAGCGAACGCATATCCGGATTCATTATCGGGGGGACAAAAGCAACGTGTCGCAATTGCCAGGGCGTTGGCGATGGAGCCCAAAATCATGTTATTCGACGAGCCGACTTCCGCTCTAGATCCGGAAATGGTCGGTGAAGTTCTTGAGGTCATGAAGCAACTGGCTAAGGAAGGCATGACCATGGTAGTTGTGACCCATGAGATGGGGTTTGCAAAAGAAGTTGGAGATCGCGTGATTTTCATGGACGAAGGTTATATTATTGAAGAAAACATTCCAATTGAGATTTTTAATAATCCCCAGCAGGAAAGAACCAAAGCCTTTTTGAGTAAAGTGCTTTAA
- a CDS encoding sensor domain-containing diguanylate cyclase codes for MKFNKLSLDIFKSMIFTRKKREEDYLKKGFEEQKNVFNIVEGSKDIIYCYESIPSSKFRYLSPSINTLLGQGVLEEAYNDPSSPFERIHPDDFDILNEKVYVGIDYTKPVIQRWRDIEGNYWWFEEYATPLYEKEQLVAVQGIIRNIDERVRFIQDIEYQMSHDPLTNIHNRQFFDKISAKSNLDFDTPVAMILCDLDELKFMNDTYGHKKGDELIKEAANLLKRIFSDIAVVARVGGDEFAILLIDRSKREIESLCELLKEEILLQNSLKKGPHISMSFGHAYRSHSKGNMDSLFMEADQKMFQNKRRRKEQKLVRAWR; via the coding sequence ATGAAATTCAATAAGTTGTCATTAGATATATTTAAAAGTATGATCTTCACTCGCAAAAAAAGGGAAGAGGACTATCTGAAGAAAGGATTCGAAGAGCAAAAAAATGTTTTTAATATAGTGGAAGGTTCTAAGGATATTATCTACTGCTACGAATCAATCCCAAGTTCCAAGTTCAGGTATCTAAGTCCGTCTATCAATACACTTCTAGGTCAAGGCGTCTTGGAAGAAGCGTACAATGACCCCTCCTCGCCTTTTGAAAGAATTCATCCTGATGATTTTGATATCCTAAATGAAAAGGTATACGTTGGGATTGATTATACTAAGCCGGTCATTCAACGCTGGAGAGATATAGAGGGAAATTATTGGTGGTTCGAGGAATATGCTACACCTTTATATGAAAAGGAGCAATTGGTAGCCGTTCAAGGAATTATTCGGAATATTGATGAAAGAGTGAGATTCATACAGGATATTGAATATCAAATGTCCCATGACCCATTAACGAATATCCATAATCGACAGTTTTTCGATAAAATATCTGCCAAATCCAATCTTGATTTTGACACTCCGGTTGCCATGATATTGTGTGATCTAGATGAGCTGAAATTTATGAATGATACGTATGGCCATAAGAAAGGGGATGAATTGATTAAAGAAGCGGCCAATCTATTGAAACGGATTTTCTCGGACATCGCTGTTGTAGCGAGAGTGGGAGGAGATGAGTTTGCCATTCTGCTGATTGATAGAAGCAAGCGGGAAATAGAATCTCTTTGTGAATTATTAAAGGAAGAAATCCTTCTGCAAAACTCCCTGAAAAAAGGCCCTCATATCAGTATGTCATTCGGGCATGCTTACCGTTCGCATTCCAAAGGGAATATGGATAGCTTATTCATGGAAGCGGACCAAAAAATGTTTCAAAATAAACGGCGAAGAAAGGAACAGAAACTCGTTCGGGCGTGGAGATGA
- a CDS encoding excisionase family DNA-binding protein gives MYLTVKETAEYLSMPESYIESLIVQNKIRTVYDGEQHLIFKDQFNMHLEQMEKYKRELADYYNEPIPEDIDVKDED, from the coding sequence ATGTACTTGACAGTAAAAGAGACTGCGGAATATCTATCGATGCCGGAATCTTATATAGAAAGTTTGATCGTTCAAAATAAAATTCGCACCGTTTATGATGGTGAGCAGCATTTGATTTTTAAAGATCAGTTTAATATGCATCTTGAACAGATGGAGAAGTATAAGAGGGAATTGGCGGATTATTATAACGAACCCATTCCAGAAGATATCGATGTGAAGGATGAAGATTAG
- a CDS encoding MerR family transcriptional regulator, translating to MYTISELAKEFGLTTRTLRYYEELGMLRPKRTETGKRVYGKKEYAQLKIIMRGKKYGFSLVEIKDIVLLFDKDRTGIKQLEKTIETAGQKLNEINERIKELDGLKQDFEQVIKGFTETLHDLKVNDKTGKRCN from the coding sequence ATGTACACCATTTCTGAGTTAGCAAAAGAATTCGGATTGACGACAAGGACCCTCCGTTATTATGAGGAACTGGGTATGCTTAGGCCAAAGCGTACCGAAACGGGAAAAAGAGTTTATGGAAAGAAAGAATATGCACAGCTCAAAATCATAATGCGCGGTAAGAAGTATGGTTTTTCGTTAGTGGAAATAAAGGATATAGTCCTTTTATTCGATAAGGATAGGACAGGCATTAAGCAGTTGGAAAAAACGATTGAAACTGCAGGACAGAAATTAAACGAAATTAATGAACGCATTAAAGAGCTGGATGGATTAAAGCAAGATTTTGAACAGGTAATCAAAGGCTTTACCGAAACCCTACATGACTTGAAAGTGAACGATAAAACAGGCAAGCGGTGTAATTAA
- a CDS encoding acyl-CoA dehydrogenase family protein, with amino-acid sequence MKHPYLSEDHEIFRKSFRKFLEKEAVPNYERWEEERIIPRSFWVKMGEQGFLCPDLGEEYGGSGVDWGFAVIINEELERVGSGFIGFGLHSDITVPYISAYGNESQKRRWLPKCTTGEIITAIAMTEPDTGSDLANIKTTAILDGDHYILNGQKTFITNGIHSDLVIVACKTDPSAVPKHKGVSLVVVERDTPGFSRGRKLKKLGLHSQDTAELIFEDCRVPKENLLGEEGKGFTYLMEKLQQERLVVAICAQTASEDMLADTIEYVKGREAFGKSVSQFQNTQFKMAEMATEIKMGRAFLDQLIAKHMSGEQVVTEVSMAKWRLTETARKISIECMQLHGGYGYMEEYKIARRYRDVPVASIYAGTNEIMKKIIAKNLGL; translated from the coding sequence ATGAAGCATCCATACCTAAGTGAAGATCATGAAATTTTCCGTAAGTCATTCCGAAAGTTTTTAGAGAAAGAAGCAGTTCCCAACTATGAACGGTGGGAAGAAGAGAGAATCATTCCCCGGTCATTTTGGGTGAAAATGGGGGAACAGGGTTTTTTATGTCCGGACCTTGGAGAAGAGTATGGGGGTTCCGGGGTAGATTGGGGCTTTGCTGTCATAATTAATGAAGAATTGGAAAGAGTGGGTTCTGGTTTCATTGGTTTCGGACTTCACAGTGACATCACCGTTCCGTATATTTCCGCATACGGAAATGAGTCGCAGAAACGGCGTTGGCTTCCTAAATGCACGACAGGGGAAATCATTACAGCCATTGCCATGACAGAGCCTGACACAGGTTCAGATTTGGCCAATATTAAAACGACTGCCATTTTGGATGGAGATCATTACATATTAAATGGCCAAAAGACATTCATCACAAATGGTATTCATTCGGATTTGGTCATCGTTGCCTGTAAAACGGATCCAAGTGCCGTTCCGAAACATAAAGGCGTTAGCTTAGTCGTGGTCGAAAGGGATACACCCGGATTTTCCAGGGGGAGAAAACTGAAGAAACTTGGCTTGCACAGTCAGGATACAGCAGAACTCATCTTCGAGGATTGCCGTGTTCCAAAGGAAAACCTGCTTGGTGAAGAAGGCAAGGGGTTTACTTACTTAATGGAAAAATTGCAGCAGGAACGCCTTGTGGTGGCGATTTGTGCTCAAACCGCATCTGAGGATATGCTGGCCGATACGATTGAGTACGTGAAGGGCAGGGAAGCGTTCGGAAAATCCGTAAGTCAGTTTCAAAATACCCAATTCAAAATGGCGGAAATGGCAACGGAAATCAAAATGGGGCGTGCCTTCCTAGATCAATTGATCGCCAAACATATGTCTGGTGAACAGGTTGTAACGGAAGTTTCGATGGCAAAATGGCGTTTGACGGAGACTGCCCGAAAAATATCCATTGAATGCATGCAGCTCCATGGCGGCTATGGATATATGGAGGAATACAAGATTGCCAGAAGGTATCGGGATGTTCCCGTAGCAAGCATCTATGCCGGGACAAATGAAATCATGAAGAAAATCATCGCCAAGAATCTGGGTCTATAA
- a CDS encoding amino acid ABC transporter permease, translated as MSFRWDIIFEYAPFLLKGTLLTIGLSVSSILIGTFLGLLIGLGKIMRNKVLAFPFYCYVTVFRGTPLLVQIFLIHFGIVPFFTGETNAVTAGVIALSLNAAAYIAEIFRAGIQSIDKGQMEGARSLGMTHTQTMIHVVLPQAFKRMIPPLGNEFIVLLKDSSLLCVIAAPELMYWGKAMGSQYFKVWEPYLACAFIYLFLTLILSFVLNRLERRLKTE; from the coding sequence ATGAGTTTTCGCTGGGATATTATTTTTGAATATGCTCCTTTCTTATTAAAAGGAACGTTGCTTACAATAGGGCTGTCGGTTTCCTCCATCCTCATCGGAACTTTTTTGGGGTTATTGATCGGTTTAGGGAAAATCATGAGAAACAAAGTGCTTGCCTTTCCATTTTACTGTTATGTCACGGTTTTTCGCGGAACACCGCTTTTAGTTCAAATCTTTTTAATCCATTTTGGAATTGTGCCCTTTTTTACTGGGGAAACGAATGCAGTAACTGCCGGTGTCATTGCTTTATCTTTAAATGCAGCCGCATACATTGCCGAAATTTTCCGGGCGGGCATTCAATCCATCGATAAAGGGCAAATGGAAGGGGCGCGTTCATTGGGAATGACCCATACCCAAACAATGATACATGTTGTATTGCCCCAAGCTTTCAAACGAATGATTCCTCCGTTAGGAAATGAATTCATCGTATTATTGAAGGATTCATCCCTGCTTTGTGTCATTGCTGCCCCGGAATTGATGTATTGGGGGAAAGCGATGGGGAGTCAATACTTTAAAGTGTGGGAGCCATACTTGGCGTGTGCCTTCATCTATTTATTCCTGACCCTCATTTTAAGTTTCGTATTAAATAGACTCGAAAGAAGGTTGAAAACAGAATGA
- a CDS encoding 3-hydroxyacyl-CoA dehydrogenase, with amino-acid sequence MEIQETIAVVTGGASGLGAATVRNIIKKGGKAVIFDLSEENRAKMARELGDSVLFIKTDVTSEESVSVALAEGMKKFGSINTVINCAGIAIAEKVIGRKGIHELKAFSNVVQINLIGTFNVIRLAAEKMVENEPNQEGERGVIINTASVAAFEGQIGQAAYSASKGGIVAMTLPIARELATKGIRVVSIAPGLFHTPMFDSLPEEARTSLGKTVPFPPRLGYPEEYAKLTESIITNPMLNGETIRLDGAIRMAPR; translated from the coding sequence TTGGAAATTCAAGAAACCATTGCAGTTGTGACAGGCGGGGCTTCTGGTCTGGGAGCTGCAACAGTAAGAAACATCATTAAAAAAGGTGGAAAAGCGGTCATATTTGACCTCTCGGAAGAAAACCGCGCTAAAATGGCGCGGGAATTGGGAGATTCAGTGCTGTTTATAAAAACGGATGTAACTAGTGAAGAAAGCGTATCGGTAGCATTGGCTGAAGGAATGAAAAAATTCGGGAGCATCAATACAGTCATCAACTGTGCAGGCATTGCGATTGCAGAGAAGGTCATAGGCAGAAAAGGTATACATGAATTGAAAGCGTTCTCAAATGTCGTGCAGATCAATTTGATCGGTACGTTTAACGTAATCCGGCTTGCGGCTGAAAAAATGGTCGAAAATGAACCGAACCAAGAGGGGGAGCGTGGGGTCATTATCAATACAGCTTCGGTAGCTGCCTTTGAAGGACAAATCGGACAAGCCGCATATAGTGCCTCTAAGGGGGGGATTGTTGCCATGACTCTCCCGATTGCAAGGGAGCTTGCCACCAAAGGGATACGTGTCGTATCGATTGCACCCGGTCTATTCCATACTCCGATGTTCGATTCATTGCCTGAAGAAGCCAGGACGTCATTAGGTAAAACCGTGCCATTCCCACCAAGGCTCGGGTATCCCGAAGAGTACGCTAAACTAACGGAAAGCATCATAACGAATCCAATGCTGAATGGGGAAACCATCAGGCTTGATGGGGCCATTAGAATGGCACCCAGGTAA
- a CDS encoding basic amino acid ABC transporter substrate-binding protein — protein MKKVSFLVFAMVASLLLVLTGCGKDKEVSTTGKEEGSNGKTLRIVTDANYAPFEYLEGDKIVGFDVDFINAVAKEAGYEVKLESVGWDPIFVEIEGKRADVAISAITVNDERKQSYDFSVPYFLSTNKILVPENSDIKSGDELKGNVIAVQTGTTGQEATEKLLGKNHKDIKKFENNNLAIQELLKGGASAVVADNTVVEEYVKNNPDQKLKVVEDSKSFNEEFYGLMFPKGSELKSEFDKAVNAIYENGKYAEIYKEWFGTDPDIETLKAQQ, from the coding sequence TTGAAAAAGGTTTCTTTTTTAGTGTTTGCCATGGTTGCTTCTTTGTTACTTGTCTTGACAGGATGCGGGAAGGATAAGGAAGTCTCGACAACTGGTAAAGAAGAAGGGTCCAATGGGAAAACACTGAGGATCGTGACGGACGCCAACTATGCTCCATTTGAATATCTTGAAGGGGATAAGATTGTAGGATTCGATGTTGATTTCATCAATGCCGTTGCAAAAGAAGCGGGTTATGAAGTTAAATTGGAAAGTGTTGGTTGGGATCCGATTTTTGTTGAAATCGAAGGTAAGAGAGCGGATGTCGCCATATCTGCGATTACAGTGAATGACGAAAGAAAACAATCTTATGACTTCTCTGTTCCGTATTTCTTATCCACAAATAAGATTCTGGTTCCTGAGAATAGTGATATAAAATCAGGAGATGAATTGAAAGGAAACGTCATTGCCGTTCAGACTGGTACTACTGGACAGGAAGCGACAGAGAAACTCCTTGGAAAGAATCACAAGGATATCAAAAAATTCGAAAATAATAACCTGGCCATTCAGGAATTACTAAAAGGCGGAGCTTCGGCTGTCGTAGCTGATAATACGGTCGTTGAAGAATATGTGAAAAATAACCCCGATCAAAAACTGAAAGTCGTTGAAGATAGTAAAAGCTTCAATGAGGAGTTTTATGGACTTATGTTCCCAAAAGGCAGTGAATTAAAATCTGAGTTCGATAAAGCCGTGAATGCCATTTATGAAAATGGGAAATATGCGGAAATCTATAAAGAGTGGTTTGGTACTGATCCAGATATTGAAACGTTGAAAGCACAACAATAA
- a CDS encoding thiolase family protein has translation MREVVIVEGIRTPVGRRNGVLKDVRPDDLAGEVLKKLIEKAGIDPAIVDDVILGCVSQSGEQAGDIARVAALIAGFPIEVPGTTIDRQCGSSQQAVHFASQAILSGDMDVVVAGGVENMSRVPMGSNYQGAGTSQKYMDSYEVINQGLSAERIADKWGITREDCDQFSVESHAKAIRAQKEGHFTREMISVTGTDKEGNQIEVTEDQGPRDGTTLEVLAGLKPVFQDGGLIHAGNSSQISDGAAVLLLMERSKAEELGLKPRFKVHTRVVVGSDPTLMLTGPIPATKKALEKAGLTIDDIDIFEVNEAFAPVPIAWLKETGADPQKLNPNGGAIALGHPLGGSGARLMVSMIHELERTGGRYGLQTMCEGHGMANATIIERLNGSRTIDL, from the coding sequence ATGCGGGAAGTGGTTATCGTTGAAGGGATCCGCACGCCAGTTGGCAGAAGGAACGGTGTCTTGAAAGACGTTCGCCCTGATGATCTGGCAGGGGAAGTATTGAAGAAGCTGATTGAAAAGGCGGGCATCGATCCGGCTATTGTCGATGATGTCATTTTAGGTTGTGTTTCACAGTCGGGCGAACAGGCCGGTGATATAGCAAGGGTTGCTGCACTGATTGCCGGATTTCCAATTGAAGTGCCGGGAACGACGATTGACCGTCAATGCGGATCAAGTCAGCAGGCAGTCCATTTCGCTTCCCAGGCCATCTTGTCAGGTGATATGGATGTCGTAGTGGCCGGTGGTGTGGAGAATATGTCACGAGTTCCCATGGGGTCTAATTATCAAGGTGCTGGAACAAGCCAAAAGTATATGGACTCGTATGAGGTGATCAACCAAGGTTTGTCAGCTGAGAGAATCGCCGATAAGTGGGGAATAACACGGGAAGATTGTGATCAGTTTTCCGTTGAGAGCCATGCCAAGGCAATACGCGCTCAAAAAGAAGGGCATTTTACCCGTGAAATGATATCAGTAACGGGTACTGATAAAGAAGGAAATCAAATCGAAGTTACGGAAGATCAAGGCCCAAGGGATGGAACCACGCTTGAAGTACTTGCTGGATTGAAACCGGTTTTTCAAGACGGCGGTTTAATCCATGCAGGGAACTCAAGTCAGATCAGTGATGGTGCTGCCGTTTTATTATTGATGGAACGCAGTAAAGCCGAAGAACTTGGATTGAAACCGCGCTTTAAAGTGCATACACGGGTTGTTGTCGGATCAGATCCCACCCTGATGCTTACGGGACCGATTCCCGCCACCAAAAAAGCTTTGGAAAAAGCAGGTCTTACAATTGATGATATCGATATCTTTGAAGTGAATGAGGCTTTCGCTCCTGTACCGATTGCCTGGCTAAAAGAAACGGGGGCAGACCCCCAAAAGCTGAATCCAAATGGCGGGGCGATTGCCTTGGGTCATCCTCTTGGCGGAAGCGGGGCCCGATTGATGGTGTCGATGATCCATGAGTTAGAAAGGACGGGCGGCCGTTATGGGCTGCAAACAATGTGTGAAGGCCACGGCATGGCTAATGCAACCATCATTGAAAGATTGAACGGAAGCCGGACTATCGATTTATGA
- a CDS encoding universal stress protein has protein sequence MLCSRILVAYDESELALKSLEKAIELAKLDPAIEIQVLHAVTLPIKSNIYGNAFQEIEESMLKYGKEVIKKAEALLSEIPNSSQTFVVEGSAITTLLEHAKSQNCDLIIMGSRGLSGFKEFLGSVSHYIVQHSPVPVLLVK, from the coding sequence ATGCTATGTTCAAGGATATTAGTTGCTTATGATGAATCTGAATTGGCACTTAAATCTTTAGAAAAAGCGATTGAATTAGCGAAGCTGGATCCCGCTATCGAAATCCAAGTGCTTCACGCTGTAACATTGCCAATCAAATCAAATATATATGGCAATGCATTTCAGGAAATTGAAGAATCCATGCTCAAGTATGGCAAGGAAGTGATTAAAAAAGCGGAGGCGCTTTTATCCGAAATCCCGAATTCATCCCAAACATTTGTCGTAGAGGGCTCAGCCATCACGACATTATTGGAACATGCAAAATCCCAGAATTGTGACCTTATCATCATGGGTAGCCGCGGATTGAGTGGTTTCAAGGAATTCCTTGGCAGTGTAAGCCACTACATCGTTCAACATTCCCCAGTGCCCGTCTTGTTGGTCAAATAA